GCTGATGAAATCTCTTTTGACAAACAGAAAAAGCAAGTCTCTATAATTCCAAATATCTTTGAATTTAACATCAAAAAGTGAGGTGCGTCCTTTTATAACTAAATCCCAATCTTGTGATTGACTTTTATTGTTCATTATTGTCTTGGTAGTTAATATTTGCCTTTTATGGCACTTGCAAATATATAAATTAGGCTCCCTTTTTAAAAACAAAAGTGTTGATTTATTTAGTATTAGAACATAATTGACTAAATCGATTTTTATTTGATTAATTTTGCAAACTAAAATTTCCGTTTTGATACATTTTTTTAAACCTAAGCCCTTTTTACTTGACTTCATCCCCGATGATTATGTTGATATTCACTCACATTTATTACCGGGAATTGACGATGGTGCTTCGACAATTGAAGACACGGTTAAACTTATAAATGGTTTAGAAAGTTTAGGTTTTACCAAATTTATCACTACCCCTCACATTATGAGTGGCGTATGGAATAACACCAAACCAGGCATTGAGGAAAAATTGGAAAACACTATCGCTGAGTTACCCATTTCGACTATAAAAGAGCGCTTTAGTGCGGCTGCGGAATACATGATTGATGCCGAGTTTCGGGAGCTATTTAAAAACGAGCCTTTATTAACCTTGCGCGATAATTATGTTTTGGTGGAGATATCCTATTTGAGCGCCCCTATTCAGTTATACGATATTTTATTTGAACTGCAAACCTGTGGTTACAGACCCGTTTTGGCACATCCTGAACGGTATAACTTTTACCATCACACTTTACAGGAATATCAAAAGTTAAAAAATGCCGGTTGTCTTTTTCAGTTGAATATGTTATCGGCAACGGGCTACTATGGTGCCAACGTGAGCAAAGCAGCTGATTATCTTTTGGCCCATGATCTAATTGATTTTGTTGGTTCGGATGTACACCACAGCAGACATTTGGATTATATTAGAAAAAAAGTTGTCCTGAAAAACCATAAACATTTGTCTACGATTTTTCAGAACAACTCCTTTTTTGATTTTTAAGTTTTAGGCTTCTTTATTCTTCTTTTTGAATAAGGACTTAAACCGTTTTACCAACGACTTTCTGTTATTCATATCAGCTGCATAGCCATAACCATAGCCATAAGCATAGTTATATTTGTATTTATAGCTGTAGCCGTATTTGTACCCGTAACCATAATTTAATCCCACATTATTGATTACATAAGTCATGTTTTTCAATTTCTCGCGGTTGCTTAAATTCACCGAGAACGGAATCAATTTCTTCGGAGTAAAGTCGGCTCTAACCACATACAAAGTAGCATCCACAAACTGAGAAATCAACAAGGTATCTGTAACCAATAAGGTCGGCGCGCTATCAATGATGATTAAGTCGTACTCTTTTTTGGCTTCGTTTAGTAAGATTTCTTTACGGCCATTCGATAATAATTCAGCAGGGTTTGGCGGTATTCTTCCCGATAATATAATATCTAAATTCGGGTTATCCAATTGGTCTTTTTTGATAATGTTATGCCAATCAACAGAAGGATCATGAAGATAATCCTGAAGTCCTAATTCATTTTTATTGGTGCTTAAGTATTGGTGCAACTGAGGGTTTCTTAAATCGGCCCCAATCAACAACACTTTTTTGTTCATGATGGCAAACGAAATAGACAAGTTGATTGCCGTAAATGTTTTTCCTTCTCCTTTTATCGTGGATGCCACCAAAATAGTCTGTCCTTGTTTATCAACTTTCAACGGTAAAATATACGTCAAATTGGTTCGGAGTATCCTGAAGGATTCCCCAAGTATAGACCTATCATTGAAAGTAGTTAGTTTCTCGGCATGATCAATATGCGGAATCTCGGAAAGGATTATTTTACCTCGAGCAAATTTCGAAATATCTTCAATGTTATGTACTTTATCATCCAACAAAAAGCTGATGTAAATGATTAAGAAAGGCAATAACAAACCAACAATTATGGAAGCCATAAAATAGGTTCCTCTTTTTGGCGAAGCTGGAATCGAGTTGGTCAAAGCATAATCAATCACTTTTATCGATGAAGAAGTAATAGCCAAATTCACTGCTGCTTCTTCTCTTTTTTGCAATAAAAGAATGTAAAGTGCTTCTTTGATATTTTTATTTCGATCTATACCAACGAGGACTTTTTCATCAAACGGAATTTCACTGAACTTGCTCATCGTAGCCTTCTTAACAATGTTATTTTTAGCTAAAGAAACTTCCAATTCTTGTTGGTAATCCTTGATGGTTTGCAAAATATTAACCTGAAGATCAGCTAATTTGCTCTTCAGGATTTTGGCATTCGGGTTGTTTTCACCGGCACTTACCAATAACCTGTCGCGTTGCAACACAAACGTATTAAAAGTGTTAATCAACGTATTGATATCGGTATTCAACACTCCGATATTTGTTGGCAACAAACTTAAATTCTTATCCGATTTAACCGATTGTTCTAAAAGTTTAGATAATGCAATTTGTGTTTCAGTTTGAAAAACATCGTTTTTGGCTGTTATTTTACTATCGGTTACTGAGGCAGCATCGGCTTCTAAGAAGGTTAATTCTTTGTTGCGTTTATAGTTGGCTTTTCGAGTTTCAATTGAATCTAATTCTTTTTCCAAAGATTTGAAACGCTCGTTCACAAACTCAATGGTTCTTTGCGAAACCAAACGTCTGTCATTCAAACCATCAATATCAAACTGCTTGATAATTTCATTTAAAATGGCCTCCGATTTGTCTTTGTTGGCTCCGGTGATAGAGAGGTTTAAGACATCGGAATTTTCATTTTTATTTGAAATTTTCAAAGCAGCTGCTAACCCGACAACGGTAGATTGCACCGAACTTTTACGTATTGAATATTGGTTCCCAAAAAATTTCTCAGGATTAGCCCCTATTTGTAATGACAACCTAAACGGAATTCCTTTTATGTTGCGAATGGCATTATAGGGCACTAACTCATTTTTGTCGTTCCCGTTAACTTCCAGGATTCTATACCCCTCCTTTTGCAATTCAATTTCAATGGTTAGGGTTTTATTTTCATTGGCTACAGAGGAACTCAGCCATTCAACATTGAACGGGCGGCTTTTCCATAATTCTAAATTATTGAAATAATTTACTTTGAAATACTGCGTGTTAAGATTTAAACTCTTGGTTACTTGTTCTAATAATCGATACGATTTCAAAACCTCAATCTGATTGTCTAAGTTTACTTTGGAGCGACTAAACAATGACAAACCTGTGCTAGGCAAAGTGAAGCTGTTTTTAGAGTCGTCAATGATTTTAACACTCGTCTGCGATTCGTAAACCGGAATAGTATGATTCAGGTAATATTTAACGGCGAAAAAACAAACTAATACGGAAATTAAAAAGTAATACCAATATCGGAAGTACTTGAAAAACTCTTCTATGATATTGAAATTACTCACTTTTTCATGTGAGTCGATATGACTGTTGTCCATAAATTATTTTTTTAATAATAGTAAAACGGTAACGAAGAAGGACAGCAAACCAACGATGCTTCCAATATTGTTCAAATAACCTGAGGTCAAGACTTTTGGACCATTCGGATTCACAATAATTACATCATTTTGCTTTACATAATAGTAGGGTCCGGTGAACCAATCTGAAGAAGTTAAATCTAAACGAACATAGGTTCGGGTTCCGTTAATTTCTCGGATTAACAAAACATCTTTTCTGACTCCGTTTATCGTCAAATCGCCGGCAAAGCCAATGGCTTGATTTAAAGAAATATTTTGTTCATCGAAACTGTAAGTTCCCGGAACTTTTACTTCTCCCAGAACCGTTACTTTGCTGTTAATGATTCTCACACTTACCGTTGCATCTTTGATATAACCGTTGTCGCTCAACATTTTCGATAGCATATCCTGAATTTCTTCGGTGCTTTTGTCAGCCACTTTTATATCACCTAAAATCGGAAATGTAATAGTCCCTTTTTGAGAAACCAAATACCCTTGAATTTTATAGGTTTCAATATTGATGTTTCCTAAGGCGCTCATTTGAATATTGAACGGTTCGGCAGATTCCGCAATTAAAGCGGCAACCTTTATATATAAGATGTCGTTTACTTGTACTTTATTAGTCAGATAACTGATGTTGTCTTGGGATTTATTTTGAATATCCTGGTAATATAAAATATCTTTTTTACTAGCACATGACTGGATAAAAAGGGAAGCTATTAATAAGAAAAATAACTTTTTAATCATAATTTAGAAAATTTATCTGTTAACCATTTTAGCTTATTCATTCAAAATGGTGTTGCGCTGCAAATCTACAATTTGATTTCCTAATTCAGAAAGGAATCTCTGTATTATTAGACGCATTTATAAAAAATATTGAGGGAAAGAGTTAAATACCATCTAACTCCTGATAAATAGAATTCAAACTTTTATACTCCGGAACAATTTTTTTCATTTTAGTAACGATGGCGTTATTAGATTTTAAACGGGCTGTTTCAATTAACTCGGTCAACGCTTTATTTATCTCATCATACTTTATCATGCTCTCATGGGCGATGAGGATTTTTTCATTGTGTGTTGGCAAATTTTTAGACGTGTCGTTCAACAGCTCTTCATATAATTTCTCTCCGGGACGCAAGCCAATAATTTTGATTTCAATGTCTTTATCCGGAACAAATCCTGCCAGTCGAATCATCTTTCTGGCCAAGTCGATAATTTTGACCGGAGCACCCATATCAAAAATAAAAATTTCACCTCCATTCCCCATCGTACCGGCTTCGAGAACCAGTTGACAAGCTTCGGGTATGGTCATAAAATAACGAATGATTTCGGGGTGTGTAATGGTAATTGGCCCACCTTCCTGAATTTGTCTGGTAAACAACGGAACTACAGAACCATTAGAGCCTAAAACATTTCCGAATCGGGTTGTAATGTATTTTGTTTTTATGCCGTTTTCATCGTTTTCTTTGAGTTTATAATCTAAAGACTGCACATATTTTTCGGCTATCCTTTTACTGGCTCCCATGACATTGCTCGGATTAACCGCTTTATCGGTGGAGACCATAACAAAGCGCTCTACATCATGCTCAAAAGCCAAATCAGCTATATTTTTGGTCCCTAAAACATTGGTAAAAATGGCTTGTGCCGGATTTTCTTCCATCAAAGGAACGTGCTTATAAGCAGCTGCATGGTAAACTACTTCAGGCTTGTATTTTATAAAAATCTGCTCAATGCTTTCCTTAATTCTGATGTCAGCAATCACGTTTACAATACGCACATTGGGATTTACATTCATGATTTCAAGGCTCAACTCGTGCAAAGGCGACTCGGCCTGATCCAACACTATTATTTTTTTCGGCTCAAAAGTTAATACCTGACGAACGATTTCGCTTCCTATGGAACCGGCGGCACCGGTAACCATTACTTTTTTGCCTTTCAATTGTTTTGAAATGGCTTTGTTGTCTAAAACTATTGGTTTTCTTTCCAGCAAATCCTGAATCTCAAACGTCTTGATGCTTTTGGTAATTTCCTTTTGCCCTTCTAAATCGGCAAGTAACGGAATAGTGTATACTTTGAAACCCATCTCCAAACAATCTTCCACAATTTGAGATCGTTCGAGTTTTGAGAGGTTTTTATCTACAATGATTAAGGCTTCACTGTTGGTTTCTTTCAACAAAACAGCAGCACTGTCTTTCATGTGCAGTATGGGTGCATTGAGTATTCTTTTGGTGGTATTCTGACTTGATTTTTCAATAAAACCGGTCACTTTAAATCGCTTCGGCATTTCAGTTTGCAAGGCATTGGCCAAAGCTATAGCATTAGCATCGGTACCAAAAATCAAGGCTTTGGTTAAATTGGTTCTATCGCCCAAATTGAAGTAACGTTCATATGTTTGTTTGACAATAACCCGGTAAAGAAATAAAAAGGAAAACGATAAAAATCCGTTAATCACCAACCCGGTATTGAGAAATAGTTTTCGGTCATGAAAAAGCATAAAATAGTAATTCACCGCCAACAACAACGAGAACGAAAAAATTGGGCGAAGAATAATTTCAAAGCATCAACATAAGAAGAGTGTCTTATGATACCGGAATAGGTCCTGTAGGCCCAAAAGAAAAACACATTGACACAAAAATACAAGAACAAGGCAACCAACATCACCTCATTTTTCATATAGTGCAATCGCAATCCTCTAAAGAACAACATGGTAATTAATGCCGCTACAAACAACAGCAAAATATCAAATAAAAGCACCAGCCATCTCGGCAAATAGCCAAGGTTTTCTAATCTAAAATTTAAATTAATCTTAGACCAAAACCCTTCTAAATCTTTGAAAAAATTGGTTATTGTATTGTTTTTCAAATTATATTCTTTTGCTTTTACTTAGTGGTAAAAATAGTAAAAAAGTTATGCGTTAAACAATGTCTGAATCACTTTCGTAATTCTTTCTCTATCGTTGTCAGTTAAGTTGGAACTTGAGGGTAAACAAAGTCCGTTTGTAAACAAGTTTTCTGATATATCGGAACCAAAAAAAGCGCAATCGCTAAAAACGGGTTGCAAGTGCATAGGTTTCCACAACGGGCGTGATTCAATGTTCTCCTTTTCTAGGGCCAATCTTAAATCCTCTCTGTTGATACCGTTGGTTTTAGTGGTATCAAACTGTACACAGGAAAGCCAATGGTTAGAATAAAAATCAGTATTAGGTTCTGAAAAAACAGTCACTCCGTCAATTCCGGAAAACAAATCAATATAAAACTGATGCATGTTTCTTCTCAACTTTAAATGCTTGTCTAAGACTTCCATCTGTCCTCTGCCAATTCCGGCACAAATATTACTCATTCTGTAATTGTAACCAATTTCACTGTGCTGGTAATGCGGTGCATTGTCACGGGCTTGAGTGGAAAGAAAAACAGCTTTATTTTTTTGTGCTGTTGTTTTGGTAACCATAGCACCGCCGCCGGAAGTAGTAATAATTTTATTTCCGTTGAACGATAAAATACTAATATCGCCAAAGGTTCCGCATTTCTTTCCTTTGTAGGTACTGCCCAGCGCTTCGGCACTATCTTCCACTATCGGAATTCCGTATTTATCGGCAATATCTCTGACTTCATCCACTTTACAAGGCATGCCATATAAATGAACAATCACAATAACTTTCGGCTTTTTGCCTCGTGAAATACCATTAAGAATAGCTTCTTCCAAAAATGCCGGCGATATGTTCATGGTTTCTGTTTCGCTGTCTACAAAAACAGGTTTAGCGCCTAAATACACTATCGGATTGGCAGAAGCTGAGAACGTCATGCTTTGACAAATCACTTCATCGCCGGGTTTTACATCCAACATGATTAGTGCCAAATGCAAAGCTGCTGTCCCGGAACTTAATGCTGCTACAAAAACATCTTCGCCCAAATAATTTTCCAAATCATCTTCAAATCCGGTTACATTGGGTCCTAAAGGGGCTACCCAGTTGGTATCAAATGCCTCTTGTACAAATTTTTGCTCACTCCCACCCATGTGCGGAGACGACAACCATATTTTTGAATTGCTCATTTTTTACATTTTGTGGTGGTCAAAAAACCACTGTTTCCATTATAATTTTTATATCCTCGGAAACCGAATTCCCTTGATAATAATAGTCTAAATTCAGTTTTACTTTATCTCTGAAAATCACTTCATCGTTGTATTGTTTCGGGTTTTGCTGTTGCTCTAAAAGATATTCTTCGTTAAAATATTTAATAGATGCCCTACTCGTAATCCCCGGTTTTAATTTCAGAATATTGCGCTCCTCACCTTCCAATGCATCATAGTATCCTTGTATATCAGGTCTTGGCCCTACGAAACTCATGTTTCCCAACAATACATTCCACAACTGAGGCAGTTCGTCTATTTTGTACTTTCGCAAGAAAGCCCCAAAGGCAGAGATGCTATTATCAGCATCATTGATGGTCCGCAATTTATAAATCTTAAACAATTTACCAAACTGCCCCACTCTGTCTTGTGTAAAAAGTCCGTTAGCCCGAGTATCAATGCTGGCCAAAATCCAGAACAAAACTATTATCCCTATCAAAAAAACAAAGCAAAAACAGCAAAAAATATGTCAAACAGTCGTTTTAGCATGATTTCCTTAGCTTCTTTTTTTGGACAAATAATAATCAAGGCACAATTGCGGATAATTTTCTGACTTCATTTGATTAATTACTTTATCAATATCATGAAGATAACTTTTTAACTCCACTTGTTGCGTAGTGGTATCGTATTTTAAATAGCAGGATTGGTTGATGAATTGCCTGTTTTGCCCAATACTCCCTGTGTTGTATAGTTTAAAAGCTCCTTTTTCTCTGAAAAATTGCTGATGCGAATGCCCGATCATGTAGTTTTTATCAATCTCCAATTCCGAAATATCGGTATCCGCAAAAATATACTGTTTGTTAATCGTGTGTTGTATTGTATACGCACCAATAGTTACTTGTTCGCCATATTGCTCAATTTCGGGAATTAGTTTTTTATCAAAATGAGCATAACACTGTTTGAAAAAGCTTGTGCAATTTCATTGGTACCGTCATACAAACCGTCAATAAAATACTTTTCGTGATTGCCTTTGAGCAAAGTAACATTAGATATTTCTTTTAAATACTGAATACAATCATTCGTCCATGGCCCGTAATTTACCACATCGCCATGGCAGATGAAAGCATCGGATTCCGTTTTTTCTAATCGGAACAATTCTTCCAAGGCCACCAAATTGCCATGAACATCGCCAAAGATTATGATTTTCATACTAACATTTTCTTTATTCCTTCTGAAATACCAATTTGTGGCCGCCAATGGAGTATTTCAAAAGTTTGTTTCGGATTGAAATAAAACGATTGTCCGTTTTCTTCTCCGGTAAACTCAATGTTGCAAGGTATATGTTTTTGAATTTCTTCAGCCACTTGCTTATTGGAAACCGAAACACCGGTAGCTCCTAAATAAATATGGTTTTCGCTTTGCAAAGCACCGGCAATGCATAGGCTAACCGCATCGTCTATATAAATATAATCCTGTTCGCGTGCTCCAACACCGAACAAGGTGATTTTTTTATGTTCTTTGGCCGAATGAATAATAGCCGGAATAAACGAACTATTGGTAATTCCGGGGCCATAAATATAGGCCAAGCGAATGATGGCAAAATGCTGCATTGCTTTTACAATAATTTCCCCTTCTAATTTTGACTGAGCATATAATCCGGGGTTCGTAAAGGGGGTATTTTCGGTTACTATTCCGGGAGTCGAGCCATAAACATTGGTACTCGACACATAGACCATTTTGGCCTTGGAAAATGTTGACACATAGTGAGACAACGTTTCATTGATTTCTTGTAATTGAGCGGCAGAAGCGGCATAGTTTCCGGATAAGTAAAAAATAAAATCGGGCTGTATAGCTGAGTTTAGTATTTCAGCATTAGTAACTAATTTTGCCTTATGATTTATTTTGTCATGATTAGCATTATAAACCGCTATCACTTCAAAATCCTGATTGAGTAATGTATTTACTAAAGCGCTTCCCAGGAAGCCATTGGCACCAACAACTACAGCTGTTTTCATCTTTATTCTTTCAGCGAAAAATTATAAAACTTTGGAGTCAGATCTTCAAATTTACCTTCGTTTTTGAGTGTATTAAATTCCTGTTCTTCTACAAAAAGATCCGACCAGGTTCTTAAAACAATGCCGTTTTTCAGTTCAGGTGTTTTAATTTCTTCTCCAAACAAATAGTACTTCAATAACGCTTCCACTTCATTAAATCCGAAAAAATGGCGTAAAGGCGTTGTACCACTGAAGCGTCCGTTGATTTCAAAAATTACCGGTTCCCCGTTTAGAATTCGGAACTGAAAATTAACCGGACCGTCAGCATTTAACTTTTCGGCAATCGGAATAATAAACGAATCGTACTTTGAAGTTTCAGTGTCACGGTAAGCTCTGTAAGTGTTGCCGTCTCTTAAATCGCGTTTGAGTGTGACCACTACTTTACATTTCCCTTTTACTACCACACAACCTGAGGTGTATTCGCCATCGGACTCGGATAGGTATTGTTGCACGACCAAATTACTGTCGGGATGGTAAATTTCCATCAGTTCGTCGTGGTTGTTTATTTTTTTTATACCCAAAGAACGAGCGCCGTCAAAAGGTTTGGCAAATAATGGAAAGCCCAGTTTTTGTTCTATTTCGGCCAGTTTGTTTTTATCATTCGCCATCACCGAAAACGGAAAGGGGAAATTATTTTTTTGTAAAAAAGCAGCGGTTAAAAATTTGTCATTGGCTATCGCAATTACTTCTTCATTGCTAACGATGACTTTACAGTTAAATTGGGTTTGGAATTCCTCTTTGTATTGGGCCAAAATCGGCAACTCTACATCGGTACCTACTAAAATGGCGTCAATATTATAATCAACCGTAATTTTCTTGATGGCATCAATATAACCGTTTTCGTTTACTTTGGGAATGGTCAGAGCGTAATCGCCGAGCCAATGCCCTGAGGAACGCGGATCGGGATCGGCGGTGTATATTTTTTTAGGAAAATCAGCTATTTGCAATAATCTCAAAATCCCTTGTCCGAGCAATGCCCCGGCACCGGTAACTAGAATATTTTTCTTCATGAGTTTGTCTTATTCCTTTGTAAATCATCAAAACGCGGCATGGTGGCATGACCTTCGGCTGAGATTTCATTGGTTTTGATAATTTTCTGAATGGTTTTAATAATAATTTTTACATCCAACGCAAACGAGATATGATCAACATACCACACATCTAATTCAAATTTTTGGTCCCAGCTTAACGAATTTCTGCCATTGACCTGTGTCCAGCCGGTTATACCGGGTTTTACTTCGTGTCTTCTGTGTTGAAAAGGCGTATAGTAATCGAGGTAACTTGGCAATAGCGGTCTAGGTCCAATCAAGCTCATATCGCCTTTGATAACATTTAATAATTGTGGGATTTCGTCTAAAGAAGTTTTTCGAACCAACTTCCCAATAGTAGTTAATCGAATTTCATCGGACAATAGATTACCAAATTTATCCTTCTTATCGTTCATCGTTTTAAACTTAATAATTTTAAAAATGACTCCATTTTTTCCCGGTCTTGACTGAACGAAAAAAGGTTTTCCGGCATTAGCAAAATAAAGGAATACTGAGACTATAAGTAAAATCGGAAATAAAATAATGAATCCTATCAGAGAGGCTGTAAAATCAATAAAACGTTTTATATAATTTCTATACATTATAACTTTAAGCTACATTTTTCATTGCGGTAAAATTAACAAAAAAAGGTTGTCTAAGGGTATTGAAAAGAATTAATTCGGACCTTTTAGTAAACTATTTTAATTATAAAAAAAACCTTTCTGTTTCCGGAAAGGTTTTTTATTGATTATCAAATCTTATTGAATTGTATTGTCTTTTCTTATGGACGCAATAGTTCGATTCCTGCATCAGAATTGTTATTCATGAGAGAGAAGTCCTGAATTTCCACAAATCCGTCACCATTCAAATCGGTTACGTTATAACCTTCTGCCCCAAATCACTATCATTGTTTAATGGTGTAAAATCCTGAATTTCGATAAAACCGTCTTGGTTCATATCACCTGAATAGAATCCGTAAACTCCCGATTCTAAAATTTTCATGTTGTTACCATAAGCTTTAGAAGCTGCGTCAGTGAAATTGTATGTAGCCGGTGTAGCACCAACAGTTACAGGGTTTGCACTCCATGTTTCCATGGCATTTCTATGTTTAACCACCACGTAGAATGAACCACTTGGTGACGAGCTGTAAGTAGCTACTGCCGTACCGTTAGTTTGTAGCATAGCCGTGGTTGTGGCTACTAAAGCATAAGTACCGGCATCATGCAACTCTACTGTAATCTCATCTACATTAGTTGAACTGGAACCAACACCTTGGTTAGCTAATACCGGACGCATAGCATGAGTTGAAGCATCATAGTAACCTTCAATGTTAGCCGTAACAGTAACTACTGATTCGCATGAAATAGTTAAGTTCAATATTTCTGTATGACATCCTGTTACAAAGGTATAAACACCTGATACATTATAATCCGTATCATTGACTGCCCAATGGTAAGTTCCGCAAGTGGTAACATTAGTCGAATTAGTAGTGCTGGATGTAATGGTCAAATTTAGATTTTCGGTATGACAACCACTTACTACTGAATAGTTTCCTGATGTTGTATACTCCTGATTGTTTACTGACCAAGTATAGCTATCACAAGCTGCTGCGGTAGTAGTGTTAGTCGTAGTTGGTGTTATTGTCAATGTCAACGTTTCGGTATGACAACCTGATACAGAAGTATAAGTACCGCTTTCAGTATATTCCTGGTTGTTTACTGACCAAGTATAACTATCGCAAGCTGATGCTGTAGTAGCATTTGAAGTGCTAGGTGTTATCGTTACTACTAAAGTTTTAGTATCAGTACAACCTGCTGCAGTAGTTCCTATAGCGGTATAAGTTCCTGATTCAGTATATGTTTCATTGTTTACAGCCCAAGTATAGCTATCACAAGTCGAAACCGTTTGAGTTGATGAAGTACTGTTATTGATAGTTAAATGTAAGGTTGCTGTATTTACGCATCCGGCTTCATTGGTAGTTACATAAGTATAATCACCTGTTGTAGTATAAGTTTGTCCGTTCAAAGCCCATGTATAAGTATCACAAGCTGTTGCTGATTCACTAGAGGTTGTTGTCTTGTTTTCAGTAACGATAACACTAGCCGTCGCTGTACATCCAAATGCGTTCGTAGCGGTAACCGAATAAGTTCCTGCGGTAGTAATTTCTAAATCGGCAGAAGTTCCCACTATACTGGTTCCGTTCGACCAGGAATAGCTGTCTCCTCCTGTGGCAGTAACATTTATGCTTTCTATTGAACATGTAATCACTGAAGACCCTGTAGTGTTAGTGATACCCACTGTTGGTAATGGATTAACTGTAACTGTTCTTGTAGCAGTTGCATTGGCACAACCTCCTGTTCCGTTGAGAGTATAAGTTATAGTTGCAGCACCAGCGCTTACCCCTGAAACCACTCCGGAAGTACTTACTGATGCAATACCAGAAGCCGAAGAAGACCAGGAACCA
Above is a genomic segment from Flavobacterium phycosphaerae containing:
- a CDS encoding NAD-dependent epimerase/dehydratase family protein — translated: MKTAVVVGANGFLGSALVNTLLNQDFEVIAVYNANHDKINHKAKLVTNAEILNSAIQPDFIFYLSGNYAASAAQLQEINETLSHYVSTFSKAKMVYVSSTNVYGSTPGIVTENTPFTNPGLYAQSKLEGEIIVKAMQHFAIIRLAYIYGPGITNSSFIPAIIHSAKEHKKITLFGVGAREQDYIYIDDAVSLCIAGALQSENHIYLGATGVSVSNKQVAEEIQKHIPCNIEFTGEENGQSFYFNPKQTFEILHWRPQIGISEGIKKMLV
- a CDS encoding ATP-grasp domain-containing protein, with the translated sequence MKKNILVTGAGALLGQGILRLLQIADFPKKIYTADPDPRSSGHWLGDYALTIPKVNENGYIDAIKKITVDYNIDAILVGTDVELPILAQYKEEFQTQFNCKVIVSNEEVIAIANDKFLTAAFLQKNNFPFPFSVMANDKNKLAEIEQKLGFPLFAKPFDGARSLGIKKINNHDELMEIYHPDSNLVVQQYLSESDGEYTSGCVVVKGKCKVVVTLKRDLRDGNTYRAYRDTETSKYDSFIIPIAEKLNADGPVNFQFRILNGEPVIFEINGRFSGTTPLRHFFGFNEVEALLKYYLFGEEIKTPELKNGIVLRTWSDLFVEEQEFNTLKNEGKFEDLTPKFYNFSLKE
- a CDS encoding sugar transferase — protein: MYRNYIKRFIDFTASLIGFIILFPILLIVSVFLYFANAGKPFFVQSRPGKNGVIFKIIKFKTMNDKKDKFGNLLSDEIRLTTIGKLVRKTSLDEIPQLLNVIKGDMSLIGPRPLLPSYLDYYTPFQHRRHEVKPGITGWTQVNGRNSLSWDQKFELDVWYVDHISFALDVKIIIKTIQKIIKTNEISAEGHATMPRFDDLQRNKTNS